A single genomic interval of Nocardioides nitrophenolicus harbors:
- a CDS encoding arylamine N-acetyltransferase family protein — MSDAWQTDRLDLTGYLERLGLPAEPPSRAALDALHGAHVRTFTFDNIDVLLDQHPGVGLDALSDKFVQRGRGGYCFEHATVFAAALDRLGYDVERRLGRVGDPATGDVQGRTHMTVEVRLDGERLLCDPGFGMSLLRPAVLADGAVSDQSGWTYRVVRADLGWGLQRLRESGWEHTHTVEELPVLPVDVVMGHHYTSTFPGSHFRTSLMLTRHDQGRHVALTATTLTVRRPGETTEHRALAPGELADWLHALAVPLDAKEEARLLNRVARL, encoded by the coding sequence ATGAGCGACGCCTGGCAGACCGACCGGCTCGACCTGACCGGCTACCTCGAGCGCCTCGGCCTGCCGGCGGAGCCACCGTCGCGAGCCGCGCTCGACGCGCTCCACGGCGCGCACGTGCGGACGTTCACCTTCGACAACATCGACGTCCTGCTCGACCAGCATCCCGGCGTCGGGCTCGACGCGCTCAGCGACAAGTTCGTGCAGCGCGGGCGCGGGGGCTACTGCTTCGAGCACGCCACGGTGTTCGCGGCGGCCCTCGACCGCCTGGGCTACGACGTCGAGCGGCGCCTCGGCCGGGTCGGCGACCCCGCGACGGGCGACGTCCAGGGCCGCACCCACATGACCGTCGAGGTGCGGCTCGACGGCGAGCGCCTGCTCTGCGACCCGGGCTTCGGGATGAGCCTGCTCCGGCCGGCGGTGCTGGCCGACGGCGCCGTCAGCGACCAGTCCGGCTGGACCTACCGGGTGGTGCGCGCCGACCTCGGGTGGGGCCTGCAGCGGCTGCGGGAGAGCGGCTGGGAGCACACGCACACCGTCGAGGAGCTGCCGGTGTTGCCGGTCGACGTCGTCATGGGCCACCACTACACGAGCACCTTCCCGGGCTCGCACTTCCGCACCAGCCTGATGCTCACCCGGCACGACCAGGGCCGCCATGTCGCGCTCACCGCGACCACGCTGACCGTTCGGCGACCGGGCGAAACCACCGAGCACCGCGCACTGGCACCCGGCGAGCTCGCCGACTGGCTGCACGCGCTCGCCGTGCCCCTGGACGCGAAGGAGGAGGCGCGGTTGCTGAACCGGGTGGCCAGGCTGTAG
- a CDS encoding nuclear transport factor 2 family protein, which yields MTLTTEDRLALDDLVQRYALLVDQRELSAVGELFTPDARLRLPDPPAELDPCVEVRGRPAVVAALGRLSGFASTFHAVVGRIADSAGPDQATGRVACTAHHLGVAEDGQARDLTWYLHYDDAYARVGGRWLIAERSLSVEAITTGPVRRVRTIER from the coding sequence GTGACCCTGACGACCGAGGACCGCCTCGCTCTCGACGACCTCGTGCAGCGCTACGCACTTCTCGTCGACCAGCGCGAGCTCTCCGCCGTGGGCGAGCTGTTCACACCGGACGCGCGGCTTCGGCTCCCCGACCCACCGGCCGAGCTCGACCCGTGCGTCGAGGTGCGCGGGCGGCCCGCGGTGGTCGCCGCCCTCGGCCGGCTCAGCGGGTTCGCGTCCACCTTCCACGCGGTGGTCGGCCGGATCGCCGACTCAGCCGGACCCGACCAAGCAACCGGTCGGGTCGCCTGCACCGCACACCACCTCGGCGTCGCCGAGGACGGTCAGGCCAGGGACCTGACCTGGTACCTGCACTACGACGACGCCTACGCCCGGGTCGGCGGTCGATGGCTGATCGCGGAGCGCTCGTTGAGTGTCGAGGCGATCACCACGGGACCGGTGCGCCGGGTCCGTACGATCGAGCGATGA
- a CDS encoding ABC transporter substrate-binding protein, with protein sequence MKTRLFKVVGGLAALALVAAGCAGEDSTGGGKDGEYRVLVLGGISAEGPLADNASTSVLSAKAGVELVNASGGIDGRKVKLEVLDDQADPTVAVTKLREAIAKGKPDLVLNSGPSTVADATLPILKQNSILSFNIGPTETSADPKAFPLNFDLSASAQNQLDAFPPYFEEKGYAKVGILHGSSSYGEVYGAAAEKTFDAAGTDVVANEEYDVASLDMTPQLEAIRAKNPDVLVLDAYGAPLGYVLKGIEKLNWNVPIIGNTSVAATSLISTEPPSGVLGTPATKNLVMQVYTSTAYDAADTDVVDLVARMKKIEPIKSTLILAYNNDALALVQAAAEEADSTDAKKLAEALLDPKVQESAVTAVLGTYRFSADSHAANPSPDEFAFISPGPLQDGQFH encoded by the coding sequence ATGAAGACACGTCTGTTCAAGGTGGTCGGCGGACTCGCCGCCCTCGCCCTCGTCGCCGCGGGCTGTGCCGGTGAGGACTCCACCGGTGGCGGCAAGGACGGCGAGTACCGCGTCCTGGTGCTCGGCGGCATCTCGGCCGAGGGTCCCCTCGCCGACAACGCCTCGACGTCGGTCCTGTCGGCGAAGGCGGGCGTCGAGCTCGTCAACGCCAGCGGCGGCATCGACGGTCGCAAGGTCAAGCTCGAGGTCCTCGACGACCAGGCCGACCCGACCGTGGCGGTCACCAAGCTGCGCGAGGCGATCGCCAAGGGCAAGCCCGACCTGGTCCTGAACTCCGGTCCCTCGACCGTCGCGGACGCGACCCTCCCGATCCTGAAGCAGAACAGCATCCTGTCCTTCAACATCGGCCCGACCGAGACCTCGGCCGACCCGAAGGCATTCCCGCTCAACTTCGACCTCTCGGCCAGCGCGCAGAACCAGCTCGACGCGTTCCCGCCGTACTTCGAGGAGAAGGGGTACGCCAAGGTCGGCATCCTGCACGGCTCCAGCTCGTACGGCGAGGTCTACGGCGCCGCCGCCGAGAAGACCTTCGACGCGGCCGGCACCGACGTCGTCGCGAACGAGGAGTACGACGTCGCGTCGCTCGACATGACCCCGCAGCTCGAGGCGATCCGCGCCAAGAACCCCGACGTGCTCGTCCTCGACGCGTACGGCGCTCCGCTGGGCTACGTCCTCAAGGGCATCGAGAAGCTCAACTGGAACGTCCCGATCATCGGCAACACCTCGGTCGCCGCGACCAGCCTGATCTCGACCGAGCCGCCGTCGGGCGTCCTCGGCACGCCGGCCACCAAGAACCTCGTCATGCAGGTCTACACCAGCACGGCGTACGACGCGGCCGACACCGATGTCGTCGACCTGGTCGCCCGGATGAAGAAGATCGAGCCGATCAAGTCGACGCTGATCCTGGCCTACAACAACGACGCGCTCGCCCTGGTCCAGGCCGCCGCCGAGGAGGCCGACTCCACCGACGCGAAGAAGCTCGCGGAGGCGCTGCTCGACCCGAAGGTGCAGGAGTCCGCCGTGACCGCGGTGCTCGGCACCTACCGGTTCTCTGCCGACTCGCACGCCGCCAACCCGTCGCCGGACGAGTTCGCCTTCATCTCGCCCGGTCCGCTCCAGGACGGCCAGTTCCACTGA
- a CDS encoding branched-chain amino acid ABC transporter permease: MTLIWGGLSLGAIYAIVAIGYNIVFISSKTFNFAHAQLTMVGAFVAYTGLVTWDLPPVLVVVMAALAVAVIAAVEERIAIRPVGDMHNILVTTLGASILLDGIAQLTWGTQPLTVPFFGGDEAFTLLGGRAYPVELFLIALAVLLVIALGVYSRRSLTGLALLGMAEDREAALLRGVNVRRMAFMAFVAAGALAGFAGMFVGSKTFAVSTLGAALALKGFVVLAIGGFGSMPGTLVGGAMVGLAEAYASRYLGGEYANLAVFLILITILMVRPAGLFVRTKERVV, translated from the coding sequence GTGACTCTGATCTGGGGTGGCCTGTCCCTGGGGGCGATCTACGCGATCGTCGCCATCGGCTACAACATCGTCTTCATCTCCTCGAAGACCTTCAACTTCGCCCACGCGCAGCTGACCATGGTCGGCGCGTTCGTGGCCTACACCGGCCTGGTGACCTGGGACCTGCCGCCCGTGCTCGTCGTCGTGATGGCGGCGCTCGCCGTCGCGGTGATCGCGGCGGTCGAGGAGCGGATCGCGATCCGCCCCGTCGGCGACATGCACAACATCCTGGTCACCACGCTGGGTGCGTCGATCCTGCTCGACGGCATCGCCCAGCTCACCTGGGGCACCCAGCCGCTGACCGTTCCGTTCTTCGGCGGGGACGAGGCGTTCACCCTGCTCGGTGGCCGGGCGTACCCGGTCGAGCTGTTCCTGATCGCGCTGGCCGTGCTGCTCGTCATCGCGCTCGGCGTCTACAGCCGCCGCTCGCTCACCGGTCTGGCCCTCCTCGGCATGGCCGAGGACCGCGAGGCGGCGCTGCTGCGAGGCGTGAACGTACGCCGCATGGCCTTCATGGCGTTCGTGGCTGCGGGCGCACTCGCCGGCTTCGCCGGCATGTTCGTCGGGTCCAAGACGTTCGCGGTGTCCACGCTGGGTGCCGCGCTGGCCCTCAAGGGCTTCGTGGTGCTGGCCATCGGCGGCTTCGGCTCGATGCCGGGCACCCTGGTCGGCGGCGCGATGGTCGGGCTGGCCGAGGCCTACGCCTCGCGCTACCTCGGCGGTGAGTACGCCAACCTCGCCGTGTTCCTGATCCTCATCACCATCTTGATGGTGCGTCCCGCCGGGCTCTTCGTCCGCACCAAGGAAAGGGTGGTGTGA
- a CDS encoding branched-chain amino acid ABC transporter ATP-binding protein/permease, translating into MTVAAQSLARRIAGGPLWIVPLVLGILLILVPYFNLEYSIVRQLQLAMILSLLVSGLNLSLGFAGELALGQVAMYAAGAYTAGLLSVHGHTDILLQLVAAGVAALLVGVVTGIPGLRLGSWSLAMTSFFLVLLLPDVIAIFREDTGGRNGLTGLLSPTLFGRVLTPEDYFMVIAIVTVAWFAVMRNIAVSRHGTALRVLKQSPVLAASMGINVFRMKLMAYALGAVPAGLAGALFASLDLYISPEAFSFTVATTILASSVLGGSASVYGAVFGAFVLQFGLNQSTDFQKYSLVVTGAFLIIGGVLLTGGLSGLARALWRRMLAEDPVAPAERAVAADDEVPAVPGKVLRVEGVAKAFGGNQALKGVDLTATPGRVTALIGPNGSGKTTLLNMICGFYRTDAGVIALDDRQLQRMGPDRVARTGVARTFQTPNIPEGITVREAVMAGRYAGHRATVLEAVLRLPRYRKVRKGDLAEADRVLDLVGIRHLENAEATALPLGQRRLLEVARCLISNPGVLLLDETASGLDEDEVERLAEVIRRVRDAGGTVVLVEHNFQLVLSLADEIVALAHGELMAKGTPEEIQNNERVMSEYLGIDPDKPAAQHVVLADVIDGAQDGAER; encoded by the coding sequence GTGACCGTGGCTGCTCAGTCGCTTGCCCGCCGTATTGCGGGCGGTCCGCTCTGGATCGTCCCGCTGGTGCTGGGGATCCTGCTGATCCTGGTGCCGTACTTCAACCTGGAGTACTCCATCGTCCGCCAGCTCCAGCTGGCGATGATCCTGTCGCTGCTCGTCAGCGGTCTCAACCTCAGCCTCGGCTTCGCGGGCGAGCTGGCGCTCGGTCAGGTGGCGATGTACGCCGCCGGCGCCTACACCGCCGGCCTGCTGTCCGTGCACGGGCACACCGACATCCTGCTGCAGCTGGTCGCCGCCGGCGTCGCGGCACTGCTGGTCGGCGTCGTCACGGGCATCCCGGGCCTGCGCCTGGGCAGCTGGTCGCTGGCGATGACGTCCTTCTTCCTCGTGCTGCTCCTGCCCGACGTGATCGCGATCTTCCGCGAGGACACCGGCGGTCGCAACGGTCTCACCGGGCTGCTCTCGCCGACCCTGTTCGGCCGGGTGCTCACGCCCGAGGACTACTTCATGGTCATCGCGATCGTGACCGTCGCCTGGTTCGCGGTGATGCGCAACATCGCCGTGTCCCGGCACGGCACCGCGCTGCGGGTGCTCAAGCAGAGCCCGGTCCTGGCCGCGTCGATGGGCATCAACGTGTTCCGGATGAAGCTGATGGCCTACGCCCTCGGCGCCGTCCCGGCCGGGCTCGCGGGTGCGCTGTTCGCGAGCCTCGACCTCTACATCTCGCCCGAGGCGTTCTCCTTCACCGTCGCCACCACCATCCTGGCCTCCTCCGTCCTCGGCGGCTCGGCCAGTGTGTACGGCGCCGTGTTCGGCGCGTTCGTGCTGCAGTTCGGCCTCAACCAGTCGACCGACTTCCAGAAGTACTCGCTGGTCGTCACCGGCGCCTTCCTCATCATCGGCGGCGTGCTGCTCACCGGCGGACTCTCCGGCCTGGCCCGGGCGCTGTGGCGCAGGATGCTCGCCGAGGACCCGGTGGCCCCGGCGGAGCGGGCGGTCGCGGCCGACGACGAGGTGCCCGCCGTACCCGGCAAGGTGCTGCGGGTCGAGGGCGTCGCCAAGGCGTTCGGCGGCAACCAGGCGCTCAAGGGCGTCGACCTGACCGCGACGCCCGGGCGGGTCACCGCATTGATCGGGCCCAACGGCTCGGGCAAGACCACGCTGCTCAACATGATCTGCGGCTTCTACCGCACCGACGCGGGCGTGATCGCGCTCGACGACCGGCAGCTGCAGCGGATGGGCCCGGACCGGGTCGCCCGCACCGGAGTCGCGCGCACCTTCCAGACGCCCAACATCCCCGAGGGGATCACGGTCCGTGAGGCCGTGATGGCGGGTCGGTACGCCGGCCACCGGGCCACGGTCCTCGAGGCCGTGCTCCGGCTGCCCCGCTACCGCAAGGTCCGCAAGGGCGACCTGGCCGAGGCGGACCGGGTCCTCGACCTGGTCGGCATCCGCCATCTCGAGAACGCCGAGGCGACCGCGCTCCCGCTCGGCCAGCGTCGGCTGCTCGAGGTGGCGCGTTGCCTGATCAGCAACCCGGGCGTGCTCCTGCTCGACGAGACCGCCTCCGGACTGGACGAGGACGAGGTCGAGCGCCTCGCCGAGGTGATCCGCCGGGTGCGCGACGCGGGCGGGACCGTCGTCCTGGTCGAGCACAACTTCCAGCTGGTGCTCTCGCTGGCCGACGAGATCGTCGCGCTCGCGCACGGTGAGCTGATGGCCAAGGGGACGCCGGAGGAGATACAGAACAACGAGCGGGTGATGAGCGAGTACCTCGGCATCGACCCCGACAAGCCGGCCGCGCAGCACGTGGTGCTGGCCGACGTGATCGACGGAGCCCAGGACGGAGCGGAGCGATGA
- a CDS encoding ABC transporter ATP-binding protein translates to MSASSTPESELLLEVRGLGTGYGDLRVVWDVSFDVRAGEITVLLGRNGAGKTTTIRAISGLNKIVAGEVRYRGESLAKVPAHQRVRDGIAYVQEGKRVFHSQTIEQNLLLGGYTRRLKRSELRAEAERIYELFPILAEKRALPAASMSGGQQQMLAIGQALMAQPRLLMLDEPSGGLAPVIVNEVMERVHQLKETGIGILLVEQAVEASFAIADHVTVLDMGRTMLSSPASEVSDLTLLQDAYFGKAAG, encoded by the coding sequence ATGAGCGCCTCGAGCACCCCCGAGAGCGAGCTGCTGCTCGAGGTCCGCGGCCTCGGCACCGGCTACGGCGACCTCCGGGTCGTCTGGGACGTGTCGTTCGACGTACGAGCGGGTGAGATCACGGTCCTGCTCGGCCGCAACGGCGCCGGCAAGACCACCACCATCCGTGCGATCAGCGGCCTGAACAAGATCGTCGCCGGAGAGGTCCGCTACCGCGGCGAGTCGCTCGCCAAGGTGCCGGCGCACCAGCGGGTGCGGGACGGGATCGCCTACGTCCAGGAGGGCAAGCGGGTCTTCCACTCGCAGACCATCGAGCAGAACCTGCTCCTCGGCGGCTACACCCGCAGGCTCAAGCGCTCCGAGCTGCGTGCGGAGGCCGAGCGGATCTACGAGCTGTTCCCGATCCTCGCCGAGAAGCGGGCGCTGCCCGCCGCCAGCATGTCCGGCGGGCAGCAGCAGATGCTGGCCATCGGCCAGGCGCTGATGGCCCAGCCGCGCCTGCTCATGCTCGACGAGCCGTCCGGCGGCCTGGCCCCGGTCATCGTCAACGAGGTGATGGAGCGCGTCCACCAGCTCAAGGAGACCGGCATCGGCATCCTGCTCGTCGAGCAGGCCGTCGAGGCGTCCTTCGCCATCGCCGACCACGTCACCGTCCTGGACATGGGCCGCACCATGCTGTCCTCCCCGGCCAGCGAGGTCAGCGACCTGACGCTGCTGCAGGACGCCTACTTCGGCAAGGCTGCGGGCTGA
- a CDS encoding IclR family transcriptional regulator codes for MSAGATRLGVLERATMILDAFDDAPGPLGLDEIAEITELPRTTVFRLLTTLRDLGWVHHDRRGYAPGRRLTTGGGESEHLDLRAAASVALNELQLATDAVVHLSVLDGPIVHYLDKVGGVRATTIPSRVGGRIIATDSVSGLAMLAALAPEQVDALVGHLDRTPGGLESVHHELAAVRRRKGIAILDGLPGTGISSMATVIPGPRGPRPLAAISVVRRGHLPLPVIGPLLLAAARTTSRTLYPDWSPSKRGPVLRLA; via the coding sequence ATGAGCGCCGGGGCCACGCGCCTGGGCGTCCTCGAGCGCGCGACGATGATCCTGGACGCGTTCGACGACGCGCCCGGGCCGCTCGGCCTCGACGAGATCGCGGAGATCACCGAGCTGCCGCGCACCACCGTGTTCCGGCTCCTGACCACCCTGCGCGACCTCGGCTGGGTCCACCACGACCGCCGCGGCTACGCACCCGGGCGCCGGCTCACCACCGGGGGCGGGGAGAGCGAGCACCTCGACCTGCGCGCCGCCGCGTCGGTGGCGCTCAACGAGCTGCAGCTCGCGACCGACGCCGTCGTCCACCTCTCGGTGCTCGACGGGCCGATCGTGCACTACCTCGACAAGGTCGGCGGCGTCCGCGCCACGACCATCCCGTCCCGCGTGGGCGGGCGGATCATCGCCACCGACTCGGTCAGCGGCCTGGCGATGCTGGCGGCGCTCGCGCCCGAGCAGGTCGACGCCCTGGTCGGCCACCTGGACCGGACTCCCGGCGGCCTCGAGTCGGTGCACCACGAGCTGGCCGCCGTACGCCGGCGCAAGGGGATCGCGATCCTCGACGGCCTGCCCGGCACGGGCATCAGCTCGATGGCCACCGTGATCCCCGGCCCCCGCGGCCCGCGCCCGCTCGCCGCCATCTCCGTGGTCCGGCGCGGCCATCTCCCGCTTCCCGTGATCGGGCCGCTGCTGCTCGCCGCCGCCCGCACGACCAGCCGCACGCTGTACCCGGACTGGTCACCCTCGAAGCGCGGGCCGGTCCTCCGGCTGGCGTGA
- a CDS encoding helix-turn-helix transcriptional regulator, which produces MPPKGTVVPPEDAAPSLPPTGWAVLGLLAFGEELSGYDLKRWADWSLKFFYWSPSFSQIYSELRRLAKLGLATSRIENRDDVRGKRMYRITDAGHAALHDWAADEHVDPVVLKHGVMLRLWLGHLSDPARLREVLAEHRDQSERMRVRAEADREGATAEPGWAFPELVLRWSERYYADERDRAELMLAELDEASRTWSTSSAAAARRTTEELRQHRG; this is translated from the coding sequence GTGCCGCCCAAGGGAACCGTCGTGCCGCCCGAGGACGCCGCGCCCTCGCTCCCCCCGACCGGGTGGGCGGTGCTCGGCCTGCTCGCGTTCGGCGAGGAGCTGTCCGGCTACGACCTCAAGCGCTGGGCCGACTGGAGCCTGAAGTTCTTCTACTGGTCGCCGTCGTTCTCCCAGATCTACAGCGAGCTGCGCCGGCTGGCGAAGCTCGGCCTGGCGACCTCGCGGATCGAGAACCGTGACGACGTACGCGGCAAGCGGATGTACCGGATCACCGACGCCGGCCACGCCGCGCTGCACGACTGGGCCGCCGACGAGCATGTCGACCCGGTCGTGCTCAAGCACGGCGTGATGCTGCGGCTGTGGCTCGGCCACCTCTCCGATCCCGCCCGACTGCGCGAGGTCCTCGCCGAGCACCGCGACCAGTCGGAGCGGATGCGGGTGCGCGCGGAGGCCGACCGTGAGGGTGCGACCGCCGAGCCCGGCTGGGCCTTCCCCGAGCTGGTGCTGCGCTGGTCCGAGCGCTACTACGCCGACGAGCGCGACCGCGCCGAGCTGATGCTCGCCGAGCTCGACGAGGCGTCGCGCACCTGGAGCACGTCGTCCGCCGCCGCCGCCCGGCGTACGACGGAAGAGCTGCGGCAGCACCGCGGATGA
- a CDS encoding class I adenylate-forming enzyme family protein has translation MAAPLAELWFERARTHADAPAVDDGRVRLTWGELLPRAVAVSERLASAGMAPGDVVVLQARNTVDWVLLAGGTHLGGGVLAPLGAEEPVAARREYAARVGARLVVAESPAAGELDLGRVCDRLASGDRRELAARAAHPVGEPAGPAVLLATSGTAGHRRTVAMDHAVLHRLYADVAAVLDIDQHDRLLGVVPLAHSFGFNGLLVQAVLTGASLRLVPDRGGESLARIVRESGATVVAGPPALLHDLAAAVRAGAELGPRVRLFMTGATEIRPDELLPLAATAGIPRVSAGYGLTQTCGTVAICPDLGRLAHGRHAPMTPLPGVEVSVVDAVGTPVAAGTAGRVLTRGYQVAVATGAGGWLTTGDEGHLHRDGRLCVTGRLDDQLVVSGFNVDPVRVERALGRSPYVAQVAVIGLPDPRRGHRLVAVAVPLPGVDADGRNDAAVLAEARAVLAGYEVPDAVVWMDALPHTATGKLSRAAVRALLAAHLADSDQEDDG, from the coding sequence GTGGCCGCACCTCTCGCCGAGCTCTGGTTCGAGCGCGCTCGCACGCATGCGGACGCACCCGCCGTCGACGACGGTCGCGTCCGGCTGACCTGGGGCGAGCTGCTGCCGCGCGCCGTCGCCGTCTCCGAGCGGCTCGCGAGCGCCGGGATGGCGCCGGGCGACGTCGTCGTCCTGCAGGCGCGCAACACGGTCGACTGGGTGCTGCTCGCGGGCGGGACCCACCTGGGTGGCGGCGTGCTCGCTCCGCTGGGCGCGGAGGAGCCGGTCGCCGCGCGGCGGGAGTACGCCGCCCGGGTCGGTGCGCGGCTCGTCGTCGCCGAGAGCCCGGCAGCGGGGGAGCTGGACCTCGGGCGGGTCTGTGACCGGCTCGCCTCCGGAGATCGTCGTGAGCTGGCCGCTCGGGCGGCGCATCCGGTTGGCGAGCCGGCGGGGCCAGCGGTGCTGCTCGCCACCTCGGGCACCGCGGGACACCGGCGTACGGTCGCGATGGACCATGCCGTCCTGCACCGCCTGTACGCCGACGTGGCGGCGGTGCTCGACATCGATCAGCACGACCGGCTGCTGGGCGTGGTGCCGCTGGCTCACTCGTTCGGGTTCAACGGGCTGCTGGTGCAGGCGGTGCTGACCGGCGCCTCGCTCCGGCTGGTGCCGGACCGAGGCGGCGAGTCCCTGGCCCGGATCGTCCGGGAGTCGGGCGCGACGGTCGTCGCCGGCCCGCCGGCGCTGCTGCACGACCTCGCGGCCGCCGTGCGCGCCGGCGCGGAGCTCGGCCCGCGGGTGCGGCTGTTCATGACCGGCGCCACCGAGATCCGGCCCGACGAGCTGCTGCCGCTCGCGGCCACCGCGGGCATCCCCCGGGTCTCCGCGGGCTACGGGCTGACCCAGACCTGTGGCACCGTCGCGATCTGTCCGGACCTCGGCCGGCTCGCCCACGGGCGCCATGCGCCGATGACGCCGCTGCCCGGTGTCGAGGTCTCCGTGGTCGACGCCGTCGGTACGCCGGTCGCCGCCGGGACCGCGGGGCGGGTGCTGACCCGGGGCTACCAGGTCGCCGTCGCCACCGGCGCCGGCGGCTGGCTGACGACCGGCGACGAGGGCCATCTCCATCGCGACGGCCGGCTGTGCGTGACCGGCCGGCTCGACGACCAGCTGGTCGTGTCCGGGTTCAACGTGGACCCGGTGCGGGTGGAGCGGGCGCTTGGTCGGTCGCCGTACGTCGCGCAGGTGGCGGTCATCGGCCTGCCGGACCCCCGACGGGGGCACCGACTGGTGGCGGTCGCCGTACCGCTGCCTGGGGTGGATGCCGATGGGCGGAACGACGCGGCGGTGCTCGCCGAGGCGCGGGCTGTACTGGCGGGGTACGAGGTGCCCGACGCCGTGGTCTGGATGGACGCCCTGCCGCACACCGCCACGGGGAAGCTCTCGCGCGCCGCCGTGCGCGCGCTGCTCGCCGCGCACCTGGCCGACAGTGATCAGGAGGACGACGGATGA
- a CDS encoding SDR family NAD(P)-dependent oxidoreductase, whose protein sequence is MSAVTDRFGGGVAVVTGAGSGLGEAMALHLAGAGVHVVVTDVDRERATAVATACVAAGKSAEAHHLDVADGEQVDALFATVWATHGSVDLVVSNAGIESGERLWDLTPAQWRRVQAVNTDGAFHCARSAVPRMGAQERPGVLAVVASTGAVTSLPYQSAYVTSKHAALALVECLDLEVRAAELPVQVSALLPNWVRTRIFDDVRRAGVPTDPDARASFLRMAESIQAQGMAPPEAAERLLDAVARGEFWCFTDPDRTARLFDERARTLLDLRRPERPGWSVATA, encoded by the coding sequence ATGAGCGCAGTGACGGACCGGTTCGGCGGTGGTGTCGCCGTGGTGACGGGCGCCGGATCGGGACTCGGCGAGGCGATGGCGCTGCACCTGGCCGGTGCCGGCGTCCATGTCGTGGTGACCGATGTCGACCGCGAGCGTGCGACGGCCGTCGCCACCGCCTGTGTCGCCGCCGGGAAGAGTGCCGAGGCGCACCACCTCGACGTCGCCGACGGCGAGCAGGTCGACGCGCTGTTCGCCACGGTGTGGGCGACGCACGGGAGCGTCGACCTCGTCGTCAGCAACGCCGGCATCGAGTCCGGGGAGCGGCTCTGGGACCTGACGCCGGCGCAGTGGCGCAGGGTGCAGGCCGTCAACACCGACGGCGCCTTCCACTGCGCCCGCTCGGCCGTGCCGCGGATGGGCGCCCAGGAGCGTCCGGGCGTGCTCGCCGTCGTGGCGTCGACCGGTGCGGTGACCTCGCTGCCGTACCAGTCGGCGTACGTCACCAGCAAGCATGCCGCCCTCGCCCTGGTCGAGTGCCTCGACCTCGAGGTGCGCGCGGCCGAGCTCCCGGTTCAGGTGTCGGCGCTGCTGCCGAACTGGGTGCGCACCCGGATCTTCGACGACGTACGCCGGGCCGGGGTGCCGACCGACCCCGACGCGCGGGCGAGCTTCCTGCGGATGGCCGAGTCGATCCAGGCGCAGGGCATGGCGCCCCCGGAAGCAGCCGAGCGCTTGCTCGATGCGGTCGCGCGCGGAGAGTTCTGGTGCTTCACCGACCCCGACCGCACCGCCCGCCTGTTCGACGAACGGGCCCGGACGCTGCTCGACCTGCGCAGGCCGGAGCGTCCGGGCTGGTCGGTCGCTACTGCGTGA
- a CDS encoding SDR family NAD(P)-dependent oxidoreductase — MDDINLGFTPGDGIVVTGAGSGIGRAVALRAHAAGLRVSGWDLRPDGLEDLAGQGIHTAVCDVADAPARAAALHATEQALGGVPRYLVNNAGPSSQVPLDFEEAVRISVGSVRGLTQDWLDAGTPTGAAMVVTASVAGNKVGTESDWYSASKAAVMGYVRHLAAHKADQIRANGIGPGMTDTPRLAGFAQSEMGHHILGRVPLKRMGTPEEMAWPILFLLSPLASYVNGVFLPIDGGWTVTQ, encoded by the coding sequence ATGGACGACATCAACCTCGGTTTCACCCCCGGCGACGGGATCGTCGTCACGGGCGCGGGGAGCGGCATCGGCCGCGCCGTCGCGCTGCGCGCGCATGCCGCCGGCCTGCGGGTCAGCGGCTGGGACCTGCGCCCCGACGGTCTCGAAGACCTCGCCGGGCAGGGCATCCACACCGCGGTGTGCGATGTGGCCGACGCGCCCGCGCGCGCCGCGGCCCTGCACGCGACCGAACAAGCGCTCGGGGGCGTGCCCCGCTACCTCGTCAACAACGCCGGCCCGTCGTCCCAGGTGCCGCTCGACTTCGAGGAGGCCGTGCGGATCAGCGTCGGCAGCGTCCGGGGCCTGACCCAGGACTGGCTCGACGCAGGTACGCCGACCGGTGCCGCCATGGTGGTCACCGCGTCCGTCGCGGGCAACAAGGTCGGCACCGAGAGCGACTGGTACTCCGCCTCCAAGGCGGCCGTCATGGGCTACGTCCGCCACCTGGCGGCCCACAAGGCGGACCAGATCCGCGCCAACGGCATCGGTCCCGGCATGACCGACACCCCGCGGCTGGCCGGGTTCGCCCAGTCCGAGATGGGCCACCACATCCTGGGCCGGGTGCCGCTGAAGCGGATGGGCACCCCCGAGGAGATGGCCTGGCCGATCCTGTTCCTGCTCTCGCCGCTCGCGTCCTACGTCAACGGCGTGTTCCTGCCGATCGACGGCGGCTGGACCGTCACGCAGTAG